From the genome of Miscanthus floridulus cultivar M001 chromosome 10, ASM1932011v1, whole genome shotgun sequence, one region includes:
- the LOC136487288 gene encoding scarecrow-like protein 9: protein MEEANKLLPSENDRKTLDHGRGRKKRLQVNDDMDVGVGRSSKQKVAQSQPDSEEEAAACEMLDRLMLNNEPSHASMQQELLSFMELEKPRGRHAGARHTVDLHALLIRCAEAVATNDLQGAVDLLQRIRHHSSPTGDGTQRLAHCFTQGLEARLLGTGNQMYKSLLAKCGATTGTLRVYQMYMAACSILPVSYLLSNKITYNAIAGRKKLHIVHYGLGHGFHLPDLLRMLSSREGGPPEVRLTSIDNPLPGFHPGQLIEETGRRLSDCARQFRVPFKFHAIAAKLEAVCADDLDIDPDEVLVVVSHFCFKNLMDESVILDRPNPRDTVLNNITKMRPKVFIHDIANGSYSGAFFVPRFREALNHFAAVFDAMDTIMLQENQNRLLVEEWLAACAMNVIACEGVDRVSRPHNYKQWQVRSERAGLRQLPLNPDIVQTYKDKVKKEYRKHIVINEDQEWLLTGWKGRVISAFSTWTADDDTSGLRK, encoded by the coding sequence ATGGAGGAGGCTAACAAGCTCTTACCCTCCGAAAACGATAGAAAGACATTGGATCATGGTAGGGGCCGGAAGAAGAGGCTTCAAGTCAACGATGACATGGACGTTGGCGTGGGCAGGAGCAGCAAGCAGAAGGTGGCGCAGTCACAACCTGACTCAGAGGAGGAAGCCGCAGCATGCGAGATGCTGGATCGGTTGATGCTTAACAACGAACCCAGCCATGCCAGCATGCAGCAGGAGCTACTTAGCTTCATGGAGCTGGAGAAGCCACGAGGAAGGCATGCTGGTGCAAGGCACACTGTGGACCTGCATGCCTTGCTCATTCGGTGCGCAGAAGCTGTGGCCACCAATGACCTGCAAGGCGCAGTCGACCTGTTGCAGCGGATCAGGCATCACTCATCACCAACAGGGGATGGGACGCAGCGGCTGGCCCACTGCTTCACCCAGGGGCTGGAGGCACGGTTGTTGGGCACTGGGAACCAGATGTACAAGTCACTTCTAGCGAAGTGCGGAGCCACTACCGGCACCCTCAGGGTCTACCAGATGTACATGGCCGCATGCTCTATTCTCCCGGTGAGCTACCTCTTGTCAAACAAGATCACGTACAACGCCATCGCAGGGAGGAAGAAGCTGCACATTGTCCACTATGGTTTGGGCCATGGTTTCCATTTGCCGGACTTACTCCGTATGCTCTCAAGCAGGGAGGGTGGCCCCCCAGAGGTAAGGCTCACCAGTATTGACAATCCGCTACCTGGGTTCCATCCAGGCCAACTCATTGAGGAGACAGGGCGCCGCCTCAGTGACTGTGCTCGTCAGTTTAGGGTCCCATTCAAGTTCCATGCTATCGCAGCAAAATTAGAGGCTGTCTGTGCCGACGACCTGGACATTGATCCCGATGAGGTGCTTGTCGTCGTCTCCCATTTCTGTTTCAAAAACTTGATGGATGAGAGTGTCATTCTAGACAGGCCGAACCCCAGAGACACAGTGCTCAACAACATCACCAAGATGAGGCCGAAAGTGTTCATCCATGATATCGCCAATGGATCATACAGTGGGGCTTTCTTTGTTCCAAGGTTCCGTGAGGCGCTCAACCACTTTGCTGCAGTGTTTGACGCGATGGACACAATTATGCTGCAGGAAAACCAGAACAGGCTGCTGGTTGAGGAGTGGTTAGCAGCGTGCGCCATGAACGTCATCGCGTGTGAGGGTGTGGACAGGGTGTCGCGGCCTCACAACTACAAGCAGTGGCAGGTGAGGAGCGAACGAGCAGGGCTGAGGCAGCTGCCATTGAATCCGGACATTGTTCAGACGTACAAAGACAAGGTGAAGAAGGAATACCGCAAACACATCGTGATCAATGAGGATCAGGAGTGGCTCCTCACGGGATGGAAAGGGAGAGTGATATCTGCCTTCTCCACATGGACAGCAGATGATGATACATCTGGCTTGCGGAAATGA